From the genome of Bosea sp. Tri-49, one region includes:
- the hutG gene encoding N-formylglutamate deformylase, whose translation MSAEIVSVTRGSSPLVLSMPHPGTGLPAEVAAQLNARGSQVEDTDWHMRQLYAFAERFQPTIVEAGLSRFVIDLNRDPAGISLYPGQATTELVPITTFDGAPIWQTAPDEAEIARRREAYFQPYHAALAAEIEHAKAQYGFCLLWDCHSIKSVIPRLFPGTLPTLNLGTNSGVSAAPSVEAAAATAMAGSAFSQVVNGRFKGGWITRHYGRPAEHVHALQMEIALSAYLDNETTPWTFAPAKAASLQATLSAMIEAALAAATQLERSKP comes from the coding sequence ATGAGCGCCGAGATCGTCTCCGTCACGCGCGGTTCGTCGCCGCTCGTCCTGTCGATGCCGCATCCCGGCACCGGCCTGCCGGCCGAGGTCGCAGCGCAGCTCAATGCGCGCGGCAGCCAAGTCGAGGATACCGACTGGCATATGCGCCAGCTCTACGCCTTCGCCGAGCGCTTCCAGCCGACGATCGTCGAGGCCGGGCTGTCGCGTTTCGTCATCGACCTCAACCGCGATCCTGCCGGCATCTCGCTCTATCCCGGCCAGGCGACGACCGAGCTGGTGCCGATCACGACCTTCGATGGCGCGCCGATCTGGCAGACGGCGCCCGACGAAGCCGAGATCGCCCGCCGGCGTGAGGCTTACTTCCAGCCCTATCACGCAGCGCTCGCCGCCGAGATCGAGCACGCCAAAGCCCAGTACGGCTTCTGCCTGCTCTGGGACTGCCACTCGATCAAATCGGTGATCCCGCGCCTGTTTCCGGGTACGCTGCCGACGCTCAATCTCGGCACCAATTCAGGCGTGAGCGCGGCGCCTTCCGTCGAGGCTGCGGCTGCTACGGCCATGGCCGGCAGCGCCTTCAGCCAGGTGGTCAACGGCCGCTTCAAGGGCGGCTGGATCACCCGCCATTACGGACGTCCGGCCGAGCACGTTCACGCGCTCCAGATGGAGATCGCACTCTCGGCCTATCTCGATAATGAAACCACGCCCTGGACCTTCGCCCCGGCGAAGGCAGCCAGCCTGCAAGCCACCCTTTCCGCCATGATCGAGGCCGCGCTCGCCGCCGCCACCCAGCTCGAACGGAGCAAGCCATGA
- a CDS encoding HutD/Ves family protein has product MRIIRAADCLVMPWKNGGGTTTEIAVAPEGASLDDFDWRISMAHVGQDGPFSSFPGIDRTLSVLTGAGITLVFGDGERVRLDRTSAPYPFAADRAVDGLLASGPIDDLNVMSRRGRWRHRVERLSGAGSLSAAEGLLVLAARRGDWLANGAKLAAGDNAVLDAPARVELTVSGSEAELYAVRLTMEARGTLS; this is encoded by the coding sequence ATGCGCATCATCCGCGCCGCCGACTGCCTGGTCATGCCGTGGAAGAACGGCGGCGGGACGACGACCGAGATCGCGGTCGCGCCCGAAGGCGCCTCGCTTGATGATTTCGACTGGCGCATCAGCATGGCCCATGTCGGACAGGACGGGCCGTTCTCGTCCTTCCCCGGCATCGACCGGACGCTATCGGTGCTGACCGGCGCTGGCATCACACTGGTCTTCGGCGATGGCGAGCGCGTCAGGCTGGATCGCACCAGCGCGCCCTACCCCTTCGCCGCCGACCGGGCGGTCGACGGGCTGCTGGCCAGCGGGCCGATCGACGATCTCAATGTGATGAGCCGACGCGGCCGCTGGCGGCACCGGGTCGAGCGTCTCTCCGGTGCAGGCTCGCTCAGCGCAGCTGAAGGCCTGCTGGTGCTGGCCGCCCGCAGGGGCGACTGGCTGGCGAACGGCGCGAAGCTTGCCGCCGGTGACAACGCGGTTCTCGACGCGCCGGCGCGCGTCGAGCTTACGGTGAGTGGCAGCGAGGCTGAACTTTATGCGGTTCGGTTGACGATGGAGGCGCGGGGAACCCTCTCCTGA
- a CDS encoding SAM-dependent methyltransferase, translated as MRALIAKMLSRLVREPRIDVVFADGSLHSAGRGSAPAITLRIADRETEFKLALDPELALGEAVMDGRVIVERGTIYQLLETLVCGLSRQPPSALAGTLTKLRTAVRRLTQHNTPAWARRNVHHHYDLKSEFFQLFLDADQQYSCAFFEHPGATLEEAQTAKKRRITAKLALKPGQRVLDIGSGWGGLGLSIARETGAKVTGITLSEEQLAAASKRAEESGLPVEFRLQDYRAVSERFDRIVSVGMFEHVGVGYYRDYFRKIRELLEDDGVALIHTIGRSTPPGATNPFIAKYIFPGGYIPALSEVAAAVEQEGLIITDVEVLRLHYAETLKAWRERFLAHRPEAVAMYDERFARMWEFYLAASEASFRYDGLVVFQLQLAKRLDTLPMTRDYMSETGRAAEPVERAA; from the coding sequence ATGCGGGCGCTGATTGCGAAGATGTTGTCCCGGTTGGTCCGGGAACCCAGGATTGACGTCGTATTTGCCGATGGATCGCTCCATTCGGCCGGGCGAGGTTCGGCGCCCGCGATCACCTTGCGTATTGCCGACCGTGAAACCGAGTTCAAGCTGGCCCTCGATCCCGAGCTCGCGCTCGGCGAGGCGGTGATGGATGGCCGCGTCATCGTCGAGCGTGGCACGATCTACCAATTGCTCGAGACGCTGGTCTGCGGTCTGTCGCGCCAACCGCCCTCGGCTTTAGCCGGGACGCTGACCAAGCTGCGCACGGCAGTCAGGCGGCTGACGCAGCACAACACCCCGGCCTGGGCCAGGCGCAACGTCCATCACCATTACGATCTGAAGAGCGAGTTCTTCCAACTCTTCCTCGATGCCGACCAGCAGTATTCCTGCGCCTTCTTCGAGCATCCGGGCGCGACGCTGGAGGAGGCGCAGACCGCCAAGAAGCGGCGGATCACCGCGAAGCTGGCGCTGAAGCCGGGCCAACGCGTGCTCGACATCGGCTCCGGCTGGGGCGGGCTCGGGCTTTCGATCGCGCGCGAGACCGGCGCGAAGGTGACCGGGATCACGCTGTCCGAGGAGCAACTCGCTGCTGCGAGCAAGCGGGCCGAGGAATCGGGCCTTCCGGTGGAGTTCCGCCTGCAGGACTACCGGGCCGTGAGCGAGCGTTTCGACCGGATTGTTTCGGTCGGCATGTTTGAGCATGTCGGTGTCGGCTACTATCGCGACTATTTCCGCAAGATCAGGGAGCTGCTCGAGGACGACGGCGTCGCCCTGATCCATACGATCGGCCGCAGCACGCCGCCCGGCGCGACCAACCCGTTCATCGCCAAGTACATCTTCCCCGGCGGCTATATCCCGGCGCTGTCGGAGGTCGCTGCGGCGGTCGAGCAGGAAGGGTTGATCATCACCGATGTCGAGGTGCTGCGCCTGCACTACGCCGAGACGCTGAAGGCCTGGCGCGAGCGTTTCCTCGCCCATCGGCCGGAGGCCGTCGCCATGTATGACGAGCGCTTCGCCAGGATGTGGGAGTTCTATCTCGCCGCCTCCGAAGCGAGCTTCCGCTATGACGGTCTCGTCGTCTTCCAGCTCCAGCTCGCCAAGCGGCTGGACACGCTGCCGATGACGCGGGATTATATGAGCGAGACGGGACGGGCTGCCGAGCCGGTCGAACGGGCAGCCTGA
- a CDS encoding citrate synthase/methylcitrate synthase has product MSDGLDDVVAAHTVLSEVDGAAGRLVIRGHSLAELAGRTSFEEMAALMFDGLLPGLPQGRELSAALGKARADLFGIVEGTALSADLGPVEAIRAWTAQIADGEGPDTALKLLAAPAVFTAAAVRKQRGLAPIAPDATLSQAADTLRMLRGEAPTAAQAAALDTYLVTVADHGLNASTFAARVVASTRAGLVSAVLAGISALKGPLHGGAPGPVIEMLDAIGEPANARAWLEDALDRGERLMGFGHRIYRVRDPRADALKQAIAKLGADAGRLRHAEAVEQAALAILRERKPGRSLETNVEFYTALLLEALGFPPEAFTCVFALGRTTGWLAHAREQIETGRLIRPQSVYVGPQPRQAA; this is encoded by the coding sequence ATGTCCGATGGTCTCGATGACGTCGTTGCCGCCCATACCGTGCTCTCCGAGGTCGACGGCGCTGCCGGCCGCCTGGTGATCCGCGGCCACAGCCTCGCCGAGCTTGCTGGCCGCACCAGCTTCGAGGAGATGGCGGCGCTGATGTTCGACGGCTTGCTGCCGGGCTTACCGCAGGGGCGCGAGCTCTCGGCAGCGCTCGGCAAGGCTCGCGCGGATCTCTTCGGCATCGTCGAGGGCACAGCACTCTCCGCCGATCTCGGACCGGTCGAAGCGATTCGCGCCTGGACCGCACAGATCGCCGATGGCGAAGGGCCCGACACCGCGCTCAAGCTGCTCGCCGCGCCGGCCGTCTTCACTGCTGCCGCCGTGCGCAAGCAGCGTGGCCTCGCCCCGATCGCGCCTGATGCGACGCTGTCGCAGGCGGCCGATACGCTGCGCATGTTGCGCGGCGAAGCGCCGACGGCAGCACAGGCGGCAGCGCTCGACACCTATCTCGTCACTGTCGCCGATCACGGCCTCAACGCCTCGACCTTCGCCGCGCGCGTCGTCGCCTCGACCCGGGCCGGGCTGGTCTCGGCCGTGCTCGCCGGGATCAGCGCGCTCAAGGGACCGCTGCATGGCGGTGCGCCGGGGCCGGTGATCGAGATGCTCGATGCGATCGGCGAGCCGGCCAATGCCCGCGCCTGGCTGGAAGATGCTCTCGACCGCGGCGAGCGCCTTATGGGCTTCGGCCATCGCATCTATCGTGTCCGCGACCCGCGTGCCGACGCGTTGAAGCAGGCGATTGCGAAGCTCGGCGCCGATGCCGGGCGCCTGCGCCATGCCGAGGCGGTCGAGCAGGCGGCGCTCGCCATCCTGCGCGAGCGCAAGCCCGGCCGCTCGCTCGAAACCAATGTCGAGTTCTACACGGCGCTGCTGCTGGAGGCGCTCGGCTTCCCGCCCGAGGCCTTCACCTGCGTCTTCGCGCTCGGCCGCACTACCGGCTGGCTCGCCCATGCCCGCGAGCAGATCGAGACCGGTCGCTTGATCCGGCCGCAATCGGTCTATGTCGGCCCGCAGCCGCGGCAGGCGGCTTGA
- the hutU gene encoding urocanate hydratase, whose translation MTRIDNSRVIRSPHGNERSAKSWLTEAALRMLMNNLDPDVAEKPGELVVYGGIGRAARTWEDFDRICASLRSLEADETLLVQSGKPVGIFKTHADAPRVLIANSNLVPAYANWEHFHHLDKLGLMMYGQMTAGSWIYIGTQGIVQGTYETFVEVGRQHYNGSLKGKWILTGGLGGMGGAQPLAATMAGASMIAVECKPSSIDFRLRTRYLDEKADSVDEALKIIEAAHAKGKAVSVGVLGNAAEIFPDMVRRGIRPDVVTDQTSAHDPLNGYLPAGWTLEEWEERRERDPAGTIEAAKKSMAEHVKAMLDFQKMGVPTLDYGNNIRQMAKDMGVDNAFDFPGFVPAYIRPLFCRGIGPFRWAALSGDPEDIYRTDQRVKELLPDDKHLHNWLDMARERIQFQGLPARICWVGLGDRHRLGLAFNEMVAKGEVKAPIVIGRDHLDSGSVASPNRETEAMKDGSDAVSDWPLLNALLNTAGGATWVSLHHGGGVGMGYSQHSGVVIVADGTPEAAKRLERVLWNDPATGVMRHADAGYDIALDCAREKGLKLPGILG comes from the coding sequence ATGACCCGCATCGACAATAGCCGCGTCATCCGCAGCCCCCACGGCAACGAGCGCAGCGCCAAGTCCTGGCTGACCGAAGCTGCGCTGCGCATGCTGATGAATAATCTCGACCCGGATGTCGCCGAAAAACCCGGCGAACTCGTGGTCTATGGCGGTATCGGCCGCGCCGCCCGGACCTGGGAGGATTTCGACCGGATCTGCGCCTCGCTCCGTTCGCTTGAGGCCGACGAGACCCTGCTGGTCCAGTCCGGCAAGCCGGTCGGCATCTTCAAGACGCATGCGGACGCGCCGCGCGTGCTGATCGCGAACTCGAACCTCGTCCCGGCCTATGCCAATTGGGAGCATTTCCATCATCTCGATAAGCTCGGGCTGATGATGTACGGCCAGATGACGGCCGGCTCCTGGATCTATATCGGCACGCAGGGCATCGTTCAGGGCACTTACGAGACCTTCGTCGAGGTCGGGCGCCAGCACTATAATGGCAGCCTCAAGGGCAAGTGGATCCTGACCGGCGGCTTAGGCGGCATGGGCGGCGCCCAGCCGCTGGCCGCGACCATGGCCGGCGCCTCGATGATCGCCGTCGAGTGCAAGCCGTCCTCGATCGATTTCCGCCTGCGCACCCGCTATCTCGACGAGAAGGCCGACAGCGTCGACGAGGCCCTGAAGATCATCGAAGCCGCCCATGCCAAGGGCAAGGCCGTCTCGGTCGGCGTGCTCGGCAACGCCGCCGAGATCTTCCCCGACATGGTCCGGCGCGGCATCCGCCCAGACGTCGTCACCGACCAGACCTCGGCGCATGACCCGCTCAACGGCTACCTGCCGGCCGGCTGGACGCTGGAAGAATGGGAGGAGCGCCGGGAGCGCGACCCGGCCGGCACGATCGAGGCCGCCAAGAAGTCGATGGCCGAGCACGTCAAGGCGATGCTCGACTTCCAGAAGATGGGCGTTCCGACGCTCGACTACGGCAACAACATCCGCCAGATGGCGAAGGATATGGGCGTCGACAACGCCTTCGACTTCCCGGGCTTCGTGCCGGCCTATATCCGCCCGCTGTTCTGCCGCGGCATCGGCCCGTTCCGCTGGGCCGCCCTGTCGGGCGATCCCGAGGACATCTACCGCACCGACCAGCGCGTAAAGGAGCTGCTTCCGGACGACAAGCACCTGCACAACTGGCTCGACATGGCGCGCGAGCGCATCCAATTCCAGGGCCTGCCGGCGCGCATCTGCTGGGTCGGCCTCGGGGACAGGCACCGGCTCGGCCTCGCCTTCAACGAGATGGTGGCCAAGGGCGAGGTCAAGGCGCCGATCGTGATCGGCCGCGACCATCTCGATTCCGGCTCGGTCGCCTCGCCCAACCGCGAGACTGAGGCGATGAAGGACGGCTCGGACGCTGTCTCCGACTGGCCGCTGCTCAACGCCCTGCTGAACACGGCGGGCGGCGCGACCTGGGTCTCGCTGCACCATGGCGGCGGCGTCGGCATGGGCTATTCGCAGCATTCGGGCGTCGTCATCGTCGCCGACGGCACGCCCGAGGCGGCCAAGCGCCTGGAGCGCGTGCTCTGGAACGACCCCGCCACCGGCGTGATGCGCCATGCCGATGCCGGCTACGACATCGCGCTCGACTGCGCCCGGGAGAAGGGCCTGAAGCTGCCGGGGATTCTGGGCTGA
- the hutH gene encoding histidine ammonia-lyase, translated as MTTHSLTPGEARLADWRHVLDGATVSLSETGAIAAAQAIVDDIVAAGTVTYGVNTGFGKLASVRIADNDLATLQRNLILSHAVGTGPALPDEVVALILAMKAASLARGASGVRPVVVEALVGALKAGALPVVPAKGSVGASGDLAPLAHLTAALMGVGEIRLKGEVLPAAEALKRIGQAPLALGAKEGLALINGTQVSASLALTGLASVARVFDAALIAGALSVDALKGSDTPFDPRIQQLRGQPGQIKVAATLLQLIAGSEIRESHRFGDSKVQDPYSLRCQPQVMGAVRDLLANVAATLTIEANAVTDNPLVLGPGEIVSGGNFHAEPVAFAADMLAMGVCEIGNLAERRIALLVDPVMSGLPPFLARDAGLNSGFMIAQVTAAALASENKQRAYPASVDTIPTSANQEDHVSMATHGAFRLIEMAKNAASIIAVELMAAAEAIEHHRPLKTSPRLEPVLALIREKIAPLTEDRYLAPDLAAATELVLSGALGKAAGVDSFAELSA; from the coding sequence ATGACCACACACTCTCTCACTCCCGGCGAGGCCCGCCTCGCCGATTGGCGCCATGTCCTCGACGGCGCCACCGTCTCTCTTTCCGAGACCGGCGCGATCGCCGCCGCGCAGGCGATCGTCGACGACATCGTCGCCGCCGGCACCGTGACCTATGGCGTCAACACCGGCTTCGGCAAGCTCGCCAGCGTCCGCATCGCCGACAACGATCTCGCGACCCTGCAGCGCAACCTTATCCTCTCGCATGCGGTCGGCACCGGCCCTGCCCTGCCGGACGAGGTCGTCGCGCTGATCCTCGCCATGAAGGCAGCTAGCTTGGCGCGCGGCGCGTCGGGCGTGCGTCCCGTCGTGGTCGAGGCGCTGGTCGGCGCGCTCAAGGCCGGCGCGCTGCCGGTGGTGCCGGCCAAGGGCTCGGTCGGCGCCTCCGGCGACCTCGCCCCGCTCGCCCATCTCACCGCCGCGCTGATGGGCGTCGGCGAGATCAGGCTGAAGGGCGAAGTCCTGCCGGCCGCCGAGGCGCTGAAGCGGATCGGCCAGGCGCCGCTGGCGCTCGGCGCCAAGGAAGGCCTGGCGCTGATCAACGGCACGCAGGTCTCGGCCTCGCTGGCGCTGACCGGCCTCGCCAGCGTCGCCCGCGTCTTCGATGCGGCGCTGATCGCCGGCGCGCTCTCGGTCGATGCGCTGAAGGGCTCCGATACGCCGTTCGATCCACGCATCCAGCAGCTGCGCGGCCAGCCCGGCCAGATCAAGGTGGCGGCGACGCTGCTCCAGCTGATCGCCGGCAGCGAAATTCGCGAGAGCCATCGCTTCGGCGATTCCAAGGTCCAGGACCCCTATTCGCTGCGCTGCCAGCCGCAGGTGATGGGCGCGGTGCGCGATCTACTCGCCAACGTCGCCGCGACGCTTACGATCGAGGCCAATGCCGTCACCGACAATCCGCTGGTGCTCGGACCGGGCGAGATCGTCTCGGGCGGCAATTTCCACGCCGAGCCGGTCGCCTTCGCCGCCGACATGCTGGCGATGGGCGTCTGCGAGATCGGCAATCTCGCCGAGCGTCGCATCGCCCTGCTGGTCGATCCCGTGATGAGCGGCCTGCCGCCCTTCCTCGCCCGCGATGCCGGCCTCAACTCCGGCTTCATGATCGCGCAGGTGACGGCCGCGGCGCTGGCCTCCGAGAACAAGCAGAGGGCCTATCCGGCTTCGGTCGACACCATCCCGACCTCGGCCAATCAGGAAGACCATGTCTCGATGGCGACGCATGGCGCCTTCCGCCTGATCGAGATGGCGAAGAACGCGGCGAGCATCATCGCGGTCGAATTGATGGCAGCGGCCGAGGCGATCGAGCATCACCGGCCGCTGAAGACCTCGCCGCGACTCGAGCCAGTGCTCGCGCTGATCCGCGAAAAAATCGCGCCGCTGACCGAGGATCGCTACCTCGCGCCCGACCTCGCCGCCGCAACCGAGCTCGTGCTCTCGGGCGCACTTGGCAAAGCGGCGGGCGTCGACAGCTTCGCGGAACTCTCGGCATGA
- a CDS encoding lyase family protein has product MSVLPTLAQERQPRDEFFWLGEINKATAVINTDEGLLDKALAPRIVAGLSKVLSDGAKPGGKRPSTVISFEPLLIAAGGQEVTLLHAGRSSQDMHATYRAAILRDDMLALADQLNRTTATLVGLAEKHAATIVPNYTNGVAAQPNSLGHTLLGHAAGLDRDAQRIREAYARIDRSAMGTTVLNGTSWPLNRKRMADYLGFATIVDNAYDAGQISSAEHPVEAGAIVTSIALHAGAFVEDVMSQYAFARPWMLLQEGDGNTYVSSAMPQKRNPGLLNSTRQQASTALSLAMGAAIQAHNITPGMSDPKDVRPNSAMVKSAVTVLANWDRILKGLVISPERALEELNSDWTASQELADLLMRKYTLPFRVGHHFASEVVTHAKDHDIKPLDFPYAEARRIYAASVKGTDYPAELPIAEAEFRATLDPVAIVRNRATVGGPQPAEMERMLAAAKGRIAEQGAWIKERRERIAAALARLDKDFEALRAQVQ; this is encoded by the coding sequence ATGTCAGTTCTTCCAACCCTTGCCCAGGAACGCCAGCCGCGCGACGAGTTCTTCTGGCTCGGCGAGATCAACAAGGCCACAGCCGTGATCAACACGGATGAAGGCCTGCTCGACAAGGCGCTGGCGCCGCGCATTGTGGCTGGCCTGTCCAAGGTTCTGAGCGATGGCGCCAAGCCGGGAGGCAAGCGACCTTCGACCGTGATCAGCTTCGAACCGCTGCTGATCGCGGCTGGCGGGCAGGAAGTCACGCTCCTGCATGCCGGTCGCTCGAGCCAGGACATGCATGCGACCTATCGTGCCGCGATCTTGCGCGACGACATGCTGGCGCTCGCCGACCAGCTCAATCGCACGACGGCGACGCTGGTCGGGCTGGCGGAGAAGCACGCTGCGACCATCGTGCCGAACTACACCAACGGCGTCGCGGCCCAGCCGAACAGCCTCGGCCACACTTTGCTCGGCCATGCCGCCGGCCTCGACCGCGATGCGCAGCGCATCCGCGAGGCCTATGCCCGCATCGACCGCTCGGCGATGGGCACGACAGTGCTCAACGGCACGAGCTGGCCGCTCAACCGCAAGCGCATGGCCGATTATCTTGGCTTCGCAACGATCGTCGACAACGCCTATGACGCCGGCCAGATCTCCTCGGCCGAGCACCCGGTCGAGGCGGGCGCGATCGTCACCAGCATCGCGCTCCATGCCGGCGCCTTCGTCGAGGACGTCATGAGCCAATACGCCTTCGCGCGGCCCTGGATGCTGCTGCAGGAAGGCGACGGCAATACCTATGTCTCCAGCGCCATGCCGCAGAAGCGCAATCCCGGCCTGCTCAACAGCACGCGCCAGCAGGCCTCGACCGCACTTTCGCTCGCGATGGGGGCGGCGATCCAGGCCCACAACATCACGCCGGGCATGAGCGACCCCAAGGACGTCAGGCCCAACAGCGCGATGGTGAAGAGCGCGGTCACCGTGCTCGCCAACTGGGACCGCATCCTCAAGGGGCTCGTGATCAGCCCCGAGCGAGCGCTGGAGGAGCTGAACAGCGACTGGACCGCTTCGCAGGAACTGGCCGATCTCCTGATGCGGAAATACACGCTGCCCTTCCGCGTCGGCCACCATTTCGCGTCCGAGGTCGTCACCCACGCCAAGGATCACGACATCAAGCCGCTCGACTTTCCCTATGCCGAGGCGCGGCGCATCTATGCCGCGTCGGTGAAGGGCACGGACTATCCGGCCGAGCTGCCGATCGCCGAGGCCGAGTTCCGGGCCACGCTCGATCCCGTCGCGATCGTGCGCAATCGCGCGACCGTCGGCGGTCCGCAGCCGGCCGAGATGGAACGCATGCTGGCCGCGGCCAAGGGCCGGATCGCGGAGCAGGGCGCCTGGATCAAGGAGCGGCGCGAGCGGATCGCGGCTGCGCTCGCCAGGCTCGACAAGGATTTCGAGGCCCTGCGGGCACAGGTTCAGTAG
- a CDS encoding citrate synthase family protein, whose product MGGNDVIETIGHELKLLETLALRIGLRTARINLEQYNQYMSEWAMQDWLTAQEAMARLGLKPQTLYAYVSRGLIEARGDGEDSRRSLYRAEDVARLEHRKARGRRPAAIAEDAIAYGEPVLSSAITTIERGGLWYRGQDATRLTESAKLEDVARLLWDCGTQRFPPLATIVPPGEPLARVFAVIAARTATDRPMVGRTKKALYLEAAAVLDTLVDAIASGPGEGPIHARLARAWGCEAEGAEPIRRALVLLADHELNASTFAARVTASTGASLAACALAGLAALSGPLHGGVAPRVLALMREIGRDGLETAIAARLETGAKLPGFGHPLYPDGDPRARALFAAFEPPTAYAQAQAAIGALTGEEPNIDFALSALAARLGLPETAPFQIFAAARCTGWLAHALEQNETGRLIRPRARYVGPAPA is encoded by the coding sequence ATGGGCGGCAACGACGTCATCGAGACCATCGGACATGAGCTGAAACTCCTCGAAACACTCGCCTTGAGGATCGGCCTCCGTACTGCTAGAATCAATCTTGAACAATATAATCAATATATGAGCGAATGGGCGATGCAGGACTGGCTGACGGCGCAGGAGGCGATGGCGCGGCTCGGGCTGAAGCCGCAGACGCTCTACGCCTATGTCAGCCGCGGGCTGATCGAAGCGCGCGGCGACGGCGAGGATTCGCGCCGCAGCCTCTACCGGGCCGAGGATGTCGCCCGGCTGGAGCATCGCAAGGCGCGTGGCCGGCGCCCGGCGGCAATCGCCGAGGATGCGATCGCCTATGGCGAGCCGGTGCTGTCCTCCGCCATCACCACGATCGAGCGTGGCGGCCTCTGGTATCGGGGGCAGGATGCGACGCGCCTCACCGAGAGCGCCAAGCTGGAGGATGTCGCGCGCCTGCTCTGGGATTGCGGCACGCAGCGCTTCCCGCCTTTGGCGACGATCGTGCCGCCGGGCGAGCCGCTGGCGCGCGTCTTCGCGGTGATCGCGGCGCGGACCGCGACCGACCGGCCGATGGTCGGCCGGACCAAGAAAGCGCTCTATCTCGAAGCCGCCGCCGTGCTCGACACGCTGGTCGACGCGATCGCCAGTGGGCCGGGCGAAGGGCCGATCCATGCCCGGCTGGCCCGGGCGTGGGGCTGCGAAGCCGAAGGCGCCGAGCCGATCCGGCGAGCGCTCGTCCTGCTCGCAGACCACGAGCTCAACGCCTCGACCTTCGCGGCGCGCGTGACCGCCTCGACCGGCGCCTCGCTCGCCGCCTGCGCGCTGGCGGGGCTCGCCGCCCTCTCCGGTCCGTTGCATGGCGGCGTCGCGCCGCGCGTGCTCGCGCTGATGCGGGAGATCGGGCGCGACGGGCTGGAGACGGCGATAGCGGCGAGGCTGGAGACCGGCGCCAAGCTGCCCGGCTTCGGTCACCCGCTCTACCCCGACGGCGACCCAAGAGCACGAGCCCTGTTCGCGGCCTTTGAGCCGCCAACCGCCTATGCGCAGGCGCAGGCCGCTATCGGCGCGCTGACCGGCGAGGAGCCGAACATCGACTTCGCCCTCAGCGCGCTGGCGGCGAGACTTGGGCTGCCGGAGACAGCGCCATTCCAGATCTTCGCTGCGGCGCGCTGCACCGGCTGGCTCGCCCATGCGCTGGAGCAGAACGAGACCGGCCGGCTGATCCGCCCGCGCGCCCGCTATGTCGGGCCGGCGCCCGCTTGA